In Oreochromis aureus strain Israel breed Guangdong linkage group 15, ZZ_aureus, whole genome shotgun sequence, a single genomic region encodes these proteins:
- the hebp2 gene encoding heme-binding protein 2: MLKAVGQVLFSTGLQNPKFTAEEKKGQDYEIRTYQPTKWVSTSVSGMQLEAALSTGFRRLFNYIQGNNKNKAKVEMTAPVTCHVKPGAGPACESQFTVSFYIPEEHQATPPEPNESEVFIEHRKELTVYVRTYGGFSNDNMKREELLKLMESLKRDGVQYVEKPYYVAGYDSPFKLTNRRNEVWILKNEEEQ; the protein is encoded by the exons ATGCTGAAAGCTGTGGGACAAGTGTTGTTCTCAACTGGTCTGCAGAATCCGAAATTCACTGCAGAGGAGAAAAAG GGACAGGACTATGAAATCCGCACCTACCAGCCCACTAAGTGGGTGAGCACCTCTGTGAGCGGGATGCAGCTGGAAGCAGCCTTGTCTACTGGCTTCCGTAGACTCTTCAACTACATCCAAGGcaacaataaaaaca AGGCCAAAGTGGAGATGACGGCCCCCGTGACGTGCCACGTGAAACCCGGGGCCGGCCCTGCGTGCGAATCTCAGTTCACCGTATCCTTCTACATCCCAGAGGAGCATCAGGCCACTCCACCCGAGCCCAACGAGTCCGAGGTGTTTATAGAGCACAGGAAGGAGTTGACGGTGTATGTCAG GACATACGGTGGTTTCTCCAATGATAACATGAAGCGTGAGGAGCTCCTGAAACTTATGGAAAGTCTGAAGAGGGATGGAGTCCAATACGTCGAGAAACCGTACTACGTAGCCGGGTACGACAGCCCTTTCAAACTGACCAACCGCAGGAATGAGGTCTGGATCCTCAAGAACGAAGAGGAGCAGTAG
- the cmtr1 gene encoding cap-specific mRNA (nucleoside-2'-O-)-methyltransferase 1 translates to MKRRADVSFASLHGKKRHRDDSSSDDESRLSRQDSSQNDSLSDQEDQRPGFSMPSISSSSSSFDTQDNDAPSQAASKFAMYNSVSQKLMAKMGFREGEGLGKFNQGRKEIVEASTQRGRRGLGLTLQGFQGELNVDWRDEPEPSAVEKVDFFPECTTEIPDADELSDWMIQGPRKLKIEDETEFCTEDLLHTLLRCKSVFDDLEGEEMRRARTRSNPYETIRGGIFLNRAAMKMANLDYCFDHMFTNPKDSQGRPLTKDREGELLYFGDVCAGPGGFSEYVLWRRRWHAKGFGMTLKGPCDFKLEDFYAAPSELFEPYYGEGGVDGDGDITRPENVTAFRNFVMESTERRGLHFLMADGGFSVEGQENLQEILSKQLLLCQFLTAISTLRTGGHFVCKTFDLFTPFSVGLVYLLYLCFERISLFKPVTSRPANSERYIVCRGLKPGSDAVREYMFRVNLKLNQLRNTDRDVTEVVPLNIIKDDTDFYQFMVNSNESLCAVQIKALAKIHAFVVDSNLSETRQADIRKECLKLWGVPDKARVAPTSSDPKSKFYELIKSPDVESFQCKPTPLNSTTLEKLRHVLDYRCIVGGGEQIFLLALGKSQIYTWDGKMPVRWRKMENFKLELPRDTLLSVEIVQELKGEGKAQRRINAVHVMDALILNGTDVRDQHFNQRIQMAEKFVKAVAKPSRPDMNPIRVKEVYRLEEMEKIFVRLEMKVTKSSGGVPRLSYTGRDDRHFLPTGLYIIKTVNEPWTMAYSKNSKMKFFYNKITKESTYAMPPNSAAPFHVCHSERLFWAWVDGVIVHDSQTRVDPEKLSKDDVLYFIHQHYQP, encoded by the exons ATGAAGAGACGAGCCGATGTGTCTTTTGCATCACTTCATGGGAAAAAGAGGCATCGTGATGACAGCAGTTCAGATGACGAGTCAAGACTATCCCGTCAAG actcTAGTCAAAATGACTCCCTTAGTGACCAGGAGGATCAAAGACCCGGGTTCTCGATGCCCTccatatcatcatcatcatcatcctttgATACCCAGGACAATGACGCCCCCTCGCAAGCCGCCTCCAAGTTCGCTATGTACAACAGTGTGTCACAGAAGCTCATG GCCAAAATGGGCTTCAGAGAGGGCGAGGGTTTGGGTAAGTTTAACCAAGGACGCAAGGAGATCGTGGAGGCTTCTACTCAGCGAGGGAGAAGAGGTCTGGGTCTCACGCTGCAGGGTTTCCAGGGAGAACTTAATGTTGACTGGCGCGATGAACCCGAG CCCAGTGCTGTCGAAAAGGTTGATTTTTTCCCAGAGTGCACCACAGAGATCCCAGACGCTGATGAGCTTAGCGACTGGATGATCCAGGGACCG AGAAAACTTAAAATTGAGGATGAGACTGAGTTTTGCACAGAAGATCTTTTGCACACTCTTCTACGATGCAAA TCAGTATTTGATGACCTGGAGGGCGAGGAGATGAGGAGAGCGCGGACACGCTCCAACCCTTATGAGACTATTAGAGGAGGTATCTTTCTCAACAG AGCAGCTATGAAAATGGCCAACTTGGACTACTGTTTCGACCATATGTTCACCAACCCAAAGGATTCCCAAGGG AGACCTCTGACGAAGGACCGCGAGGGTGAGCTTCTTTACTTTGGTGATGTGTGCGCAGGACCTGGAGGCTTTTCAGAATATGTGCTGTGGAGAAGACGCTGGCATGCCAAGGGCTTTGGCATGACGCTGAAAGGACCCTGCGACTTCAAGCTGGAAGATTTTTATGCAGCACCGAGCGAGCTGTTCGAGCCTTATTATG GTGAGGGAGGCGTGGATGGTGACGGTGACATCACTCGGCCTGAAAATGTGACTGCCTTCCGAAACTTTGTCATGGAGAGCACGGAAAGGAGAGGGCTTCATTTCCTCATGGCAGATGGG GGTTTCTCCGTGGAAGGCCAAGAGAACCTCCAGGAGATCCTGAGCAAACAGCTGCTGCTTTGTCAATTCCTCACTGCAATTTCTACACTCAGGACGG GTGGCCATTTTGTCTGTAAGACTTTTGACCTCTTCACTCCCTTCAGCGTGGGTTTGGTGTACCTGCTCTACCTCTGCTTCGAGAGGATCTCGCTCTTCAAACCTGTCACCAGCAGGCCTGCAAACTCTGAGAG GTACATTGTGTGCCGTGGCCTGAAACCTGGCTCAGACGCAGTCAGGGAATACATGTTCAGAGTCAACCTGAAGCTGAACCAGCTGAGGAACACGGACAGAGACGTTACAGAGGTGGTTCCGCTGAATATCATCAAGGATGACACTGACTTCTACCAGTTTATGGTCAACTCCAATGAGAG CCTTTGTGCAGTCCAGATCAAGGCCTTGGCTAAGATCCACGCTTTTGTTGTAGACTC GAATCTCTCAGAGACAAGGCAAGCTGACATCAGGAAGGAGTGTTTGAAGCTCTGGGGA GTCCCAGACAAGGCCAGAGTCGCTCCTACTTCGTCAGACCCAAAGTCAAAATTCTATGAGCTGATTAAG AGCCCAGACGTGGAGTCGTTCCAGTGTAAGCCGACTCCTCTCAACTCCACCACACTTGAAAAGTTGCGCCATGTCCTGGACTACAGGTGCATTGTGGGAGGTGGAGAGCAGATCTTTCTTCTAGCGCTGGGG AAGTCTCAGATTTACACCTGGGATGGGAAAATGCCTGTGCGCTGGAGGAAAATGGAGAATTTCAAGCTGGAGCTGCCAAGAGATACACTTCTAAGTGTAGAGATTGTCCAAGAACTAAAGGGCGAG GGCAAAGCTCAGCGCAGAATCAACGCAGTTCATGTAATGGATGCACTAATACTGAACGGCACTGATGTAAGAGATCAGCACTTCAACCAGCG GATCCAGATGGCTGAGAAGTTTGTGAAGGCGGTGGCTAAACCCAGCAGACCAGACATGAACCCCATCAG agtGAAGGAGGTTTACAGGCTGGAAGAAATGGAGAAAATCTTTGTCAG ACTAGAGATGAAAGTGACGAAGAGCTCAGGAGGCGTCCCGCGTCTGTCCTACACAGGAAGAGATGACAGACACTTCCTTCCCACGGGCCTCTACATCATCAAGACTGTCAATG AGCCATGGACAATGGCGTACAGCAAAAACTCCAAGATGAAGTtcttttataataaaataaccaaGGAGTCGACCTATGCAATGCCACCGAACTCTGCTGCTCCTTTCCA cGTATGCCACTCCGAGCGGCTCTTCTGGGCCTGGGTGGATGGGGTTATAGTTCATGATTCTCAGACCAGAGTGGACCCTGAGAAACTGTCCAAAGATGACGTGCTGTACTTCATACACCAGCATTACCAGCCCTGA